AAGCAAACATGGAGATTGAGGAAATTATATCAGAGATAGGATGTTAACTTGATTTCTTGTAAGATTTACAAAAAATTATACAGACTGTTAATGGTCTTTGATAAAATAACTGGTGGATAAATGGTGGAAATCTGTTTAGAAATTTTTGATCCTGttgaaaaaaagtaaaaaacaaaaaaaacaaaacaatgaaaactattATAACTATCAAAAATATTGCATATTCTTTGTCAGGGACATTAAGTAAAgctcacagtgaaaataaattaatcagtAACTTGATTAAGAAGAAAATCATTTATTCAATCAACTAAGCAAGCAGTTAATCACTCACTGAAGCGTTTTTCTCACCAGCTCgtgcagcagccaatcaggcACATTACGGTTGTGGTTACAGATGGAGTAGGAAGATGAATGGCTAAAAATAACAGGAGCCTTGGAATGCTTCAGCACTGCATAGGCTGTGTCCTTAGAAGTGTGGGAGAGGTCCACTATCATTCCCAGTCTGTTCATCTCCTCCACCACGGcctgtaaaacacatttaaaaaacatttaagcagTCATTTAGagtgttgtgggaggaaggaaGTCAATTCAGCTAACAATAGGAGTAGTGTTCGAGGAAGTCCTGAAATGCTGCTGAGAGGGTCAAGTGAATAGGAAAAGTATGATAAAAAATTGTTTACATTATACAATAGCTTTGCTGTAATTAACAAGTACTATTATTCAttgtgtcattattatttttaatgtttattttgcCTTGAAAGATCATTGAGGAAGTATCCTCAGTTACAGTGGTGTCGAGACGTATGCTTAGCATTCTTTAGCACAATGCGTTACTAAAGTGTCTCCAAGCTTACAATTTGCGAACAGTTTCCTCAGCATATGGACTAAAATAAATCTACCGCTACTTGTCCTAAAACAACCAGAACATCTACAGTTATTTCTGCAACTACTGCCACTAACAAAGAAATACTAAAAGTAACAGTAGTAATAAAAGTAACAATAGagttttcttaattttatttggTGTCTATACAATACACAGATAATCAACTCTAAAATACTGTGACTGCCAACTTAAAAGGCACAAGTGAAGCCAAAGCAATGTCCATTTAAAATAATTCTAGTGTTGACTCAAAGTCAGCAATCATTAAAATCTGggacctggatgactgagcaAGACGTATTTTTCTTTGGAATCACTCACGCCACCTCTAACTGTtgtatttgttatatttaaatatgattCTTCATCTTAAATATAAAGCAGGTGTTGTGTTCTCATACGTTCCTGCATAAAGGACGTCAAAAATCAATAACTGAACCTTTGCTGTATAGCAGATGGTACTAAAGATGAAGCTTACCTTCCCAAAGTGCGTCAGGCTGTTGTTCTGTCTTTGGTAGACATTATAAAGTTTTGAGGAAGATTCAGCCCTGcgttaaaaataaatactatcAAAACCACTGGTCCCGCAAATGTTGTGCAAATATAGGTTAAtttgaaaagagggaaaaacatATCTGACCTTTCCATTCAGTCAACCCTTTAAACAAACTCTTAATGTAAaatttactttctgtttttcaacCGCGAGCGAAGCTTGTGGTAAAGGCATAGTGCTAATCTGTAATATTCTAAGTAAAATAATGCATTCAGAATAAATATTGTAATTACCAGGGCGTGTTGCAGGTATGTGTGAGGGCCATGGAGCGGACCCCAAGCTGGTAAAACATCCGCAGGGCTGGCAAGCTGCTGTCAATAGAGTGCCCCCCCTCAATGCTTATAAGACAGGCTATCTTCTGTCTCATTTCTGAATTCCTTAGTTCTGCAATGGCAGACATGGACGTATgatacacacagtacacacattaTCCAAATTGAACGTCCCCAGTCACGCTAATAGCTTTTATCTGCTGCAGGGTTGTAGTATTCTTCAAATGAAAGCCAACATATGGTATAATCCTGTCATTTTATACTTCTTCATACTATATATTTTAGTACTTTATactttaaatactttattgCATGCtgatctgtgtttttgtctatgTACTGATGCTACTGGATACtaaatttcccttgggatcaataaagtatctatctatctatctatctatatactGGCTCTTCTTTTTTAAAGGCCTTTAAACCTTTATGATTCATGAATCACAGAATTATGGGATTACAGATGTGCtgattgtgtttttacatataTTCACACTAGGAACAAAAAAGGCACTGAATCATAATAGCAGATAATCAAGAGACATTAAAAAGCCCTCTTTCATCTCCACAGTGATTTTGTAGGTAAATTGCTTGTAATTCCATCTTGATGTGTACTGTACCCTGGGCAGATGTGACCAGTTCAAAGTCCTGGTACTCAGTGCACATGCGTCTGACTACATCTATTTGTTCCAGAGTCAGCCTCACAGCATCCTTGTCCTGGGCCCCACACATCACATAGACTGCAAACATCTGACAAAGGGTTGGTGATGTGACACAGAGAACAGGAGAGACATTTAGGTTACTAAGGTGACTGTCATTCAGCATAAATCCCTTAGGTCCAAAATGTCTATGTTCTACAGTTCAAGGAAGGGGGTGCTTCC
The Scatophagus argus isolate fScaArg1 chromosome 1, fScaArg1.pri, whole genome shotgun sequence DNA segment above includes these coding regions:
- the dpep2 gene encoding dipeptidase 2 isoform X3 — protein: MFAVYVMCGAQDKDAVRLTLEQIDVVRRMCTEYQDFELVTSAQELRNSEMRQKIACLISIEGGHSIDSSLPALRMFYQLGVRSMALTHTCNTPWAESSSKLYNVYQRQNNSLTHFGKAVVEEMNRLGMIVDLSHTSKDTAYAVLKHSKAPVIFSHSSSYSICNHNRNVPDWLLHELKKNRGLIMVNLHNDFISCRDEANISNVADHFDHIKKVIGAESIGIGGDFEGAKRFPQGLEDVSKYPALIQELLQRRWTENELADVLRRNFLRVFEEVEKVRNELSLNRPSEVQIPIEEVQNACRLVLRPPNLRELPSYQRPSSRAHHGPKGLLILAIVLLLSSLSMIE